The window GGAGCCGCTCATTGACGGGTTGCAGGAGCGACTTGAGCACCTGCCCCGAGCTTTCTTCAGACTGCTTGAACCGCTGATCCGCGCGCTCGAGAAATTGCCGCTGCGCTTCACTCAGCAATCGGTTCCCGACTTCAGCAAACTGCGCGGAAAGGGCATCCTTTGCCTCGCGCAGTTCGGCCAGCCGCGCTTCGAAAGCATCGTGCTCAGCCCGAAGCTTCACGGCGTCTATCCGCGCAGAATCCCGCTCCTCGATAGCTGTTTCGAGATCACGGATGGCTGCCTTGAAATTCTCAAGATGCAGGTCGCGTTCGGCCTTCAAAGCGCCGGCCCCGCGCCCGCCGACGAGCCAACCGATCAGCCCGCCACCGGCCAATGCAAAAAGACACAGAATGACAGCAGTGAAAGCGCTCATGATTCGGAACGTAGATGGAACAAATCAAATAGGAAAGCGAAAATCTTGCGGGCCGCCAACCCGGGCCTGAATGCAGCCACCCGATCAAGTTTGGCTCTCTGGCCCCTCAATCATGAAACGCAATCGCGAGAAATTGCTGACGAATGGGAGGCACGATCGCACGGAGCAACAGCGATTCTGCCCGAAAGGGCATCTTGCATCATTTGCCAACATTTGGTGCAGGAGACCAATCGCATTCGCAAAATTTCGGGCAGTGTTGAGAGAAAGCCGCAGAATTCCGCCATCTCTCCATTTTGGCACGATAACTGCTTTTGGACATTCGAAATCACGGGCCGAACCGGCTCAACCATTTGAGGAGCAAGATCATGCAGCAAGTTCGTTCATTCATCACCGACGAGAGAAATCTCCTGGGCATCTGTGCCGCGCTCGGTCATGATTTCGGTTTCAACCCGCTGTTCCTGCGGTTGATCCTTGGCGTATCGCTGCTTTGGAATCCCGAAGCCGTGATCATCGCCTATGCCTGCGCAGGCGTATTCGTGCTGGTTTCCCACCTGCTGTTCCCAGGCTCGCGCGGGAAACAGCAGAGGCAAGTTACCGCCTGAGGGGCGTTGCGGCCTATTCGGGGATAGCCTCGCCGCTTCCCCCGAATTCAGCGGGAAAATCGCGCAGCTTGGGAAGGCCATCCTTCATCGGCAGAACCGTTTCCGCATAGTTGATGTGAACGCCGGGCTGAAACGCGAGGCCGGGCAAAGTCGCCGCGAACACGTCCATCAGCCCAAGCGGCGGGTGGTTCGCCATCAGGTGGCCTCCGCATTTCGCGCAGTATTTGCGCTCGCTGAGCGGAGTCTTTGTGAACGTCGCGATATTCTCCGCTCCGGACGTCACTTTGATCGCGTCGGGCTTCCAAAGCGAGAACGCGTTGACGGGCCCACCTGACCAGGAACGGCAGGATGCGCAATGGCAATATCCCATGCCCTCTGGCTCGCCCTCGGCCTCGATCGTGACTGCTCCGCAAAAGCAGCTTCCGGTATATGCCATTGTCATACTCTCCTTCTTGAACGGAAACGGAGAACTCAGGCTGCGAGACGGCGCGCCTTTTGCAACTTCTTGAGGACCATGTCCCGCTTCAGCTTGGACAAATGGTCAATGAACAAGATGCCTTCGAGGTGATCCATTTCGTGCTGGAGGCACGTCGCCAGCATTTCGTCGAGCTCCTGCTCATGGCGTTTGCCGTCGCGGTCGAGCCAACGGGCGCGAACCGTCTTTGGCCGCTCGACATCCGCATACTGGTCAGGAACCGACAGGCAGCCTTCATTGTAGACCGACATTTCCTCTGACGTCTGCAGTATCTCGGGGTTAATAAAAACCCTTGGTTCACGGATGGTTGCACCCGTTTCTTCATTTTTTTCCTGAAGATCCATGACGAGCAGCCGCTTCGGAACACCCACCTGGATTGCCGCGAGGCCGATGCCGGGAGCGTCATACATTGTCTCGAACATATCGTCGATCAACGTCTGCAAAGCCTCGTCAAACGCTTCCACCGGCGTGGAAACGGTCTTGAGCCTCGGATCGGGCGCTTCAATGATGGGCAGAATGGCCATGCGCCTCAGGTAAGAATTCTGCCGTTACGGGTCAAGAGACCGGGCGCCGGGCGCGCAACGCCTGGGCCAGCGTGCCATCATCCAGATAATCGAGCTCGCCGCCGACCGGCAGGCCGTGCGCCAGTTGCGTAATGCGAACGGGATGCGATTCGAGGCGTTCGGCCAGATAGTGCGCAGTCGTCTGCCCATCGAGCGTCGCATTCATCGCCAGCACCACTTCATCGACCTCGCCGCCCGAAACGCGGGCAATCAGGGTGTCGATGCCCAGATCCTCGGGTCGCACCCCGTCGAGCGCCGACAATTTGCCGCCGAGCACATGGAACTTGCCGGGAAATAGGCGCGAGCGTTCGAGCGCCCACAGGTCCGGCACATCTTCGACCACGCAGAGCATTCGCGAATCGCGTCGCGGATCAGCGCAAATGCCGCACGGGTTGGTCGTATCGACATTGCCGCAGGTTTCGCATGTAGCGAGCCGGTCATTCACACTCTCGAGCGCCCGCAGTAGCGGCGCCAGCGCCCCTTCCCGCTTCTTCAACAGGTAAAGCACGGCCCGACGCGCCGAACGCGGGCCCAGGCCGGGGAGCCGCGCGAGCGCTTGAACCAGTGTCTCTATCTCGTGGCTTGCCATTGCTGACACGATAGGGGCTTGCACATTGTCCTGCCAAGGGGTTGAGGGGACGAATGAAGATCATTTTCATGGGGACGCCCGAATTCGCGGTGCCGAGTCTCGATTTGCTTGTCGCAAACGGGCATGACGTGGTCGCCGTATATACCCAGCCGCCGCGGCCGGCCGGGCGCGGCAAATCGCTCACGCCCTCGCCTGTCCAGCGGCGCGCCGAGGCACTCGGTATTGACGTCATGACGCCAACGAGCTTGCGCGATACCCATGCTCAAAGCCAGTTTTCCGCAATCAACGCCGATATTGCCGTGGTTGCGGCCTATGGACTTATCCTGCCGCAAGCCGTGCTTGATGCACCAAGACTGGGTTGCGTCAACGTCCATGCATCGCTGCTCCCGCGCTGGCGCGGTGCGGCACCGGTTCAGCGGGCAATCCTTGCCGGGGATGCCGAAACG of the Aquisediminimonas profunda genome contains:
- a CDS encoding PspC domain-containing protein gives rise to the protein MQQVRSFITDERNLLGICAALGHDFGFNPLFLRLILGVSLLWNPEAVIIAYACAGVFVLVSHLLFPGSRGKQQRQVTA
- the recR gene encoding recombination mediator RecR → MASHEIETLVQALARLPGLGPRSARRAVLYLLKKREGALAPLLRALESVNDRLATCETCGNVDTTNPCGICADPRRDSRMLCVVEDVPDLWALERSRLFPGKFHVLGGKLSALDGVRPEDLGIDTLIARVSGGEVDEVVLAMNATLDGQTTAHYLAERLESHPVRITQLAHGLPVGGELDYLDDGTLAQALRARRPVS
- the def gene encoding peptide deformylase, whose product is MAILPIIEAPDPRLKTVSTPVEAFDEALQTLIDDMFETMYDAPGIGLAAIQVGVPKRLLVMDLQEKNEETGATIREPRVFINPEILQTSEEMSVYNEGCLSVPDQYADVERPKTVRARWLDRDGKRHEQELDEMLATCLQHEMDHLEGILFIDHLSKLKRDMVLKKLQKARRLAA
- a CDS encoding GFA family protein, which produces MAYTGSCFCGAVTIEAEGEPEGMGYCHCASCRSWSGGPVNAFSLWKPDAIKVTSGAENIATFTKTPLSERKYCAKCGGHLMANHPPLGLMDVFAATLPGLAFQPGVHINYAETVLPMKDGLPKLRDFPAEFGGSGEAIPE